The following proteins are co-located in the Pedobacter sp. FW305-3-2-15-E-R2A2 genome:
- the proS gene encoding proline--tRNA ligase, translating into MSKGITSKNEDYSQWYNDIVIKADLAEHSSVKGCMVIKPYGYSIWEKIQAVLDQKFKDTGHSNAYFPLFIPKSYFSKEASHVEGFATECAVVTHYRLKNDGNGNIIVDETAKLEEELIVRPTSETIIWNTYKGWIQSYRDLPLLINQWANVVRWEMRTRLFLRTTEFLWQEGHTAHSTAQEAVEETERMLDVYADFAENWMGVPVVKGIKTANERFAGALETYCIEALMQDGKALQAGTSHFLGQNFAKAFDVKFTNKEGKIEHVWATSWGVSTRLMGALIMAHSDDAGLVLPPKLAPIQVVIVPIYKGEEDLKNISAFVDELMPKLKKMGISVKYDDRDTQRPGFKFAEYELKGVPIRLAIGGRDMENGTVELARRDTREKQTVIQEGLDIHIAQLLEEIQANIYNKAATFRDEHTTEANSYDEFKELLDGKAGFISAHWDGTPETEQKIKEETKATIRCIPLNNKLEDGVCIYSGQPSKQRVLFARAY; encoded by the coding sequence ATGAGCAAAGGTATTACAAGTAAAAACGAAGATTATTCCCAGTGGTATAACGACATTGTTATAAAGGCTGACCTTGCAGAGCACTCTTCTGTAAAAGGGTGTATGGTGATAAAACCCTATGGATACTCCATTTGGGAGAAGATACAGGCGGTTTTAGATCAAAAATTTAAAGATACAGGCCATAGTAACGCTTACTTTCCTTTATTCATTCCTAAGTCATATTTTTCGAAGGAAGCTTCCCATGTGGAAGGCTTTGCGACAGAATGTGCAGTTGTGACACATTATCGTCTTAAAAATGACGGAAATGGCAACATTATCGTTGATGAAACGGCAAAACTGGAAGAGGAACTGATCGTAAGACCAACTTCTGAAACCATTATCTGGAACACTTATAAAGGATGGATTCAATCTTACCGTGATCTTCCGCTATTGATTAACCAATGGGCTAACGTGGTACGTTGGGAAATGCGTACGCGTTTGTTCCTTCGTACGACAGAATTCCTTTGGCAGGAAGGGCATACTGCGCATTCTACCGCACAGGAAGCTGTTGAGGAGACAGAAAGAATGCTGGATGTGTATGCCGATTTCGCAGAAAACTGGATGGGCGTACCGGTAGTTAAAGGAATAAAAACAGCAAATGAGCGTTTTGCAGGTGCATTAGAAACCTATTGTATCGAAGCTTTAATGCAGGATGGAAAAGCTTTACAAGCAGGAACATCTCATTTCCTTGGCCAAAACTTCGCGAAAGCATTTGATGTGAAATTTACCAATAAAGAAGGCAAGATCGAGCATGTATGGGCGACTTCATGGGGTGTTTCCACCCGTTTAATGGGCGCTTTGATCATGGCACATAGTGATGATGCCGGATTGGTATTGCCTCCGAAATTAGCACCTATCCAGGTGGTGATTGTTCCGATCTATAAAGGAGAAGAAGACCTTAAAAATATCTCTGCTTTTGTCGATGAACTAATGCCGAAATTGAAAAAGATGGGCATCTCGGTAAAATATGACGACCGTGACACCCAACGTCCGGGATTCAAATTTGCTGAATACGAATTGAAAGGCGTACCGATCCGTCTGGCCATTGGTGGAAGAGATATGGAAAATGGTACTGTTGAACTTGCCCGCAGGGATACAAGAGAGAAACAAACCGTAATTCAGGAAGGCCTTGACATTCATATCGCTCAGTTGCTGGAAGAAATTCAGGCTAATATTTACAATAAAGCCGCTACATTCAGAGATGAACATACCACAGAGGCGAACTCTTATGATGAGTTTAAAGAATTGCTGGATGGTAAAGCCGGATTCATTTCTGCACATTGGGATGGAACACCGGAAACGGAGCAAAAGATCAAGGAAGAGACCAAGGCAACGATCAGGTGTATTCCTTTAAACAATAAGCTGGAAGATGGTGTTTGTATCTATTCTGGTCAGCCATCTAAGCAAAGGGTATTGTTCGCCAGAGCTTATTAA
- a CDS encoding cystathionine gamma-synthase: MKFATKAIHAGQEPDPSTGAVMTPIYQTSTYWQKSPGDHQGFEYSRGTNPTRKALEDCLAALENAKHGLAFSSGMGATDTVLRLLQPGDEVITGNDLYGGSYRIFTKVYAKYGIKFHFLDLSKPENMLPYINDKTKLVWIETPTNPTMQIIDIEGIAKITKERKLILTVDNTFASPYLQNPIDLGADIVMHSVTKYIGGHSDVVMGALLVNDDQLYKDLWFIYNACGATPGPQDAFLVLRGIKTLHLRMKAHCENGEKVARFLKTHPKVDKIYWPGFEDHPNHDIAKKQMRGFGGMVSITLKDADLQETFRIASSFKVFTLAESLGGVESLINHPVSMTHGSIPKEEREKVGVTDNLLRLSVGVEDIDDLIADLEQALK, translated from the coding sequence ATGAAGTTCGCAACGAAAGCAATACATGCCGGTCAGGAACCTGACCCATCTACCGGAGCAGTAATGACTCCCATATATCAAACTTCTACCTATTGGCAGAAATCTCCTGGCGACCACCAGGGCTTCGAATATTCAAGAGGAACAAACCCTACACGTAAGGCTTTAGAAGATTGCCTTGCCGCTTTGGAAAATGCAAAACATGGTTTGGCTTTCTCCAGCGGAATGGGGGCTACAGATACAGTCTTGAGGCTGTTACAACCAGGAGATGAGGTGATCACCGGTAATGATCTTTACGGAGGTTCTTATCGCATCTTCACTAAAGTATATGCAAAATATGGCATTAAGTTCCATTTCCTGGATTTGTCAAAACCAGAGAACATGCTGCCCTACATCAATGATAAAACAAAGTTGGTATGGATTGAAACCCCTACAAATCCAACGATGCAGATCATTGACATCGAAGGGATTGCCAAAATTACAAAGGAGCGTAAACTGATCCTGACGGTAGACAATACCTTTGCTTCTCCTTACCTGCAAAACCCTATTGACCTTGGTGCTGATATCGTTATGCATTCCGTAACCAAATACATCGGAGGTCACTCTGACGTAGTTATGGGTGCTTTATTGGTAAATGATGATCAATTATACAAAGACCTTTGGTTTATCTATAATGCCTGTGGTGCGACTCCGGGACCTCAGGACGCCTTTTTAGTACTTAGAGGCATCAAGACCCTTCATTTACGCATGAAAGCACATTGTGAAAACGGAGAGAAAGTTGCCCGTTTCCTTAAAACCCATCCAAAAGTAGATAAGATCTACTGGCCTGGATTTGAAGATCACCCTAACCATGACATCGCTAAAAAGCAAATGCGCGGTTTCGGAGGTATGGTTTCCATCACTTTAAAGGATGCTGATCTTCAGGAAACATTCAGAATTGCTTCTTCTTTCAAAGTATTTACGCTTGCGGAATCCTTAGGTGGTGTCGAGTCCCTGATCAATCACCCTGTCAGCATGACACACGGCTCTATCCCGAAAGAAGAACGTGAAAAAGTGGGCGTTACAGACAACCTTTTACGCTTAAGTGTAGGTGTAGAAGATATCGATGATTTAATCGCAGATTTAGAACAAGCTTTAAAATAA
- a CDS encoding TIGR02757 family protein translates to MEFLELKDFLDHKVEQYNRPNFITNDPICIPHRFSKKQDVEIAAFFAAILAWGQRKTIINKCTELFQRMDNEPYDFMLNHSDDDLKRLLNFKHRTFNDTDLLYFVSFFKHHYEQSESLESAFLAPEPIFREEYLTQDSATVKQYASSACLQSELKEVPATERALNHFRSYFFSLPDFPRRTIKHVSSPLQKSTCKRLNMFLRWMVRKDNKGVDFGIWTTIKPADLICPCDVHVDRVARKLGLISRKQTDWQTAVELSAELSKFDPIDPVKYDFALFGLGVEEKF, encoded by the coding sequence TTGGAATTCCTGGAACTTAAAGATTTTTTGGACCACAAAGTTGAACAATACAACCGGCCTAACTTCATCACAAATGATCCGATTTGCATTCCACATCGTTTTTCTAAAAAACAAGACGTTGAAATTGCCGCATTCTTTGCGGCAATTTTAGCTTGGGGGCAACGCAAAACGATCATTAACAAATGTACAGAGCTCTTCCAGCGAATGGATAATGAGCCCTACGACTTCATGTTGAACCATAGTGATGACGACCTGAAGCGCTTATTAAACTTCAAGCACCGTACCTTCAACGATACCGATTTGTTGTATTTCGTGTCTTTCTTCAAGCACCATTACGAACAATCTGAAAGTCTCGAGTCTGCCTTTTTAGCTCCTGAGCCGATCTTCAGAGAGGAATACCTGACGCAAGACAGTGCAACAGTAAAACAATATGCTTCTTCTGCCTGCCTGCAATCTGAATTAAAGGAAGTGCCGGCTACAGAGCGTGCCCTGAACCATTTCAGATCTTACTTTTTCAGTCTCCCTGATTTCCCACGAAGAACCATCAAACACGTCTCTTCCCCCTTACAAAAGTCTACCTGCAAGCGTCTGAATATGTTTTTACGCTGGATGGTAAGAAAGGACAATAAAGGCGTAGATTTCGGCATCTGGACTACCATTAAACCTGCGGATCTCATCTGTCCCTGTGATGTCCACGTAGACCGCGTAGCACGCAAACTCGGGTTGATCAGCAGAAAACAAACCGACTGGCAAACCGCCGTAGAGTTAAGTGCTGAGTTATCCAAATTCGATCCAATCGACCCTGTGAAATACGACTTCGCTTTATTCGGCCTCGGCGTTGAAGAAAAGTTCTAA
- a CDS encoding YdeI/OmpD-associated family protein — MVTFKAEIERFAEMGEKTGWTYIFIPSIIASEIKANCKKSYRVKGKLDQIPFEGLALIPMGEGDFIISLNATIRKKLKKDKGAVLDVSLEEDTTFKIEMPEDLELCLSDDEPELLKSFLKLPKSHQNWYINWLNSAKTEPTRTKRIVRIISAMAKNWDFGTMMREGKPPKA; from the coding sequence ATGGTAACTTTCAAAGCAGAAATAGAGCGTTTCGCCGAAATGGGTGAAAAAACAGGCTGGACCTACATCTTCATTCCCTCAATTATCGCCAGTGAAATCAAAGCAAACTGCAAAAAGAGCTATAGAGTCAAAGGCAAACTAGACCAGATCCCTTTTGAAGGACTTGCGCTTATCCCGATGGGAGAGGGCGATTTTATCATCTCCTTAAACGCCACCATACGCAAAAAGCTAAAAAAAGACAAAGGCGCAGTACTTGATGTTTCCCTCGAAGAGGATACTACCTTCAAAATAGAAATGCCCGAAGATCTTGAACTGTGTTTATCCGACGATGAACCTGAACTCCTAAAAAGCTTCTTAAAGCTCCCTAAGTCCCATCAAAACTGGTACATCAACTGGTTAAATTCTGCGAAAACAGAACCCACAAGAACAAAAAGAATCGTGAGAATTATCTCTGCCATGGCTAAAAACTGGGATTTCGGTACGATGATGCGGGAGGGCAAGCCGCCAAAAGCTTAG
- a CDS encoding polyprenol monophosphomannose synthase, with the protein MSDSLIIIPTYNEKENIEKIIRKVFSLPYFFEILIIDDGSPDGTADIVKKLQQEYPALHLEERRGKLGLGTAYIHGFKWALSHAKYEYIFEMDADFSHNPDDLIRLREACVNGADLAIGSRYVNGVNVVNWPMNRVLMSYFASMYVRIITRINVQDATAGFKCYRKQVLATIPLDKIKFVGYAFQIEMKFTAIKYGFKVVEVPIIFTDRTEGTSKMSTRIFREAFIGVIQMKVWSWFRNYKR; encoded by the coding sequence GTGTCAGACAGTCTAATTATAATCCCCACTTACAACGAGAAAGAAAATATTGAAAAGATCATCAGGAAGGTTTTTTCCTTACCCTATTTCTTTGAAATATTAATCATTGATGATGGATCCCCTGATGGAACTGCTGACATCGTTAAAAAATTACAACAGGAATATCCGGCATTACATCTGGAAGAACGAAGGGGAAAACTAGGATTAGGCACGGCGTATATTCATGGCTTCAAATGGGCATTATCTCATGCTAAGTATGAGTATATTTTTGAAATGGATGCCGATTTCTCGCATAATCCGGATGACCTGATCAGACTTCGTGAAGCTTGTGTAAATGGTGCAGATCTGGCCATCGGATCCCGCTATGTAAATGGAGTAAATGTAGTCAACTGGCCAATGAACAGGGTACTGATGTCGTACTTTGCCTCGATGTATGTTCGCATCATCACGAGAATCAATGTTCAGGATGCTACAGCAGGTTTTAAATGTTATCGTAAACAGGTTTTAGCAACGATCCCTTTAGATAAAATCAAGTTTGTAGGTTATGCCTTCCAGATTGAAATGAAGTTCACAGCAATCAAATATGGCTTTAAAGTAGTAGAGGTTCCAATCATCTTTACGGACCGTACAGAGGGTACTTCTAAAATGAGTACAAGGATCTTTAGAGAAGCTTTCATCGGAGTAATTCAAATGAAGGTCTGGAGCTGGTTCAGGAATTATAAGAGGTAA